In Paludibacter propionicigenes WB4, the genomic window GTAAAAAAAGAAAACGACATAAAATGTCGACTCACAAGAGGAAAAAAAGACTAAGAAAGAACAGACACAAAAAGAAATAAGTCTTAATGGTCTTTAGTGATAAAGTCCAAGAAAACAAACTTATAAGCGTAAATCTTGGCTTTAAGTTTGTTTTTTTTTAAAACAACTTAATCAAAAATAATAAAAAGTGAATAGCGAACTAGTAGTAGATGTAAAGACATCCGAAATTTCTATTGCGCTGCTCGAGGACAAACGCCTTGTAGAACTTAACCAGGAGGGACGTGAAGAACAGTTCGCCGTGGGAAATATCTACTTGGGAAGGGTAAAAAAAATAATGCCCGGTTTAAATGCAGCCTTTGTGGACGTAGGTTACGACAAAGACGCTTTTCTACATTATCTTGATTTAGGTTCCAATTTCAACACCCTTACACAATTTACAACGCAGGCGTTGAGCGACCGTAAAAAAACGCCTGCCATTCAAAAAACAAAACTGCAACCGGAAATTGAGAAGAACGGTTCAATTAATGACATTTTAAAACCGGGACAGGATATATTGGTACAAGTTACCAAAGAGCCTATCTCTACTAAAGGTCCAAGATTGACTGCGGAAATATCTATTGCAGGCAGATTTTTAGTTCTGATTCCGTTTGCCGACAAAGTGTCGGTATCTCAGAAGATAAAAACAGAAGAAGAACGACAAAGACTCAAACAGCTGATTCAAAGCATTAAACCCAAAGGTTTTGGTGTTATTGTACGAACGGTTGCAGAGGAAAAAAAAGTAGCTGAACTCGATAATGAGTTGAAGATTTTGGTAAAACGCTGGGAAGAAGCTGTAATCAAAACACAACAAACAAAAGGAGTTTCGCTGATTTTAGAAGAATTAGGTCGCACGGTAGGAATAATTAGAGATTTATTCAGCCCAAGTTTTAAGCATATTCATATCAACGATCAGGCAGTTTTTGCAGAAGTACGGGATTATGTCAATCTGATAGCTCCCGATCGTAAAGATATTGTTAAGCTGTATCAGGATGAATTGCCTATTTATGATAGTTTTGGTATAACCAAGCAAATTAAATCAGCTTTTGGTAAAACCGTATCGTTTAAAAATGGCGCGTATCTGATAATTGAGCACACTGAAGCCCTGCATGTGGTTGACGTTAACAGCGGAAACCGATCAAAAGCGGGTAACGGACAAGAAGACAATGCCCTTGATGTGAATTTAGCTGCAGCCGACGAAATAGCCCGTCAACTTCGCTTGCGCGATATGGGAGGCATTATCGTGGTTGACTTTATTGATATGCATGAGACAGAGAACCGTCAGAAATTATTCGACAGAATGCGTGAGAACATGGCCAATGACAGAGCCAAGCACAATATTCTACCATTGAGTAAATTCGGGTTATTGCAGATGACGCGACAAAGAGTTCGCCCGGTTATACATATTGATATTGAAGAAACTTGTCCGACGTGTTTCGGACATGGTAAAACTAAACCATCGATCTTGTTTACAGATCAGTTGGAGAGTAAAATAGATTATTTAGTAAACAAATTATTAATTAAAGAATTCACATTGCATATCCACCCCTACGTAGATGCCTATATCTCTAAAGGTTTATTCTCGATGAAGTGGCAATGGAAACGTAAATTTGGAAAAGGTTGTAAGGTAATAGCTGCTCAAAAACTAGGCTTCTTACAATACAAATTTTACGACAAAAAGGGAAATGAAATTGACCTACAAGAAGAAATAGAAAAAATATCGTAACTATTCAATACTAAATCAGGCTAACCGAAATGGTTAGCCTGATTTTTTTGTATGTGTGTAGCAGTCTGATTCGAAATAAAAATGGCTGTCAGGATTTCCTGACAGCCATTCAATTATATAAAGGATAGAATTAAGCTTCTGGAGCTACTTCAGGAGTAGTTTCAGCTGCTGCAGGTGCATCGGCAGCTTTTGCTTTCTTTTCTTTCTTAGCAGCCTTTTCAGCAGCTAAATCCATTTTGTCTTTCAAGTCAGACAAAGACTGGATATCACCCAGTGTAGTTTTTTCAGCAGCAGGAGTTGCTGAAGCTACAACAGTTTCTTCTTTCTTAGCACGTTTTGGAGCAGCTTTTTTAGCAGGAGCTTCTACAGCTGTTGCAGTAGATTCACCTTTTTCTGCACGTTTAGCATCTTCATGAATGCGGCTGTGTGAAAGAATGATACGTTTAGCATCTTTGTTGAATTCAATAACTTTGAAAGCTAATTTTTCATCAACCTGAGCTTGTGATCCGTCTTCTTTTACCAAGTGTTTTGGAGTAGCAAAACCTTCAACACCATAAGGCAATGAAATTACAGAACCTTTGTCTAACATTTCAACGATAACACCTTCGTGAACGCTGTCAACGGTAAACATAGTTTCCAAAACATCCCATGGGTTTTCTTCCAATTGTTTGTGGCCTAAGCTCAAACGACGGTTTGCTTTGTCGATTTCAAGAACCTGAACATCAATTTCGGCACCTATTTGAGTAAATTCAGATGGGTGTTTTACTTTTTTAGTCCATGAAAGATCTGAAATGTGAATCAATCCATCAACGCCTTCTTCGATTTCAACAAAAACACCGAAGTTAGTGAAGTTACGAACTTTAGCTACATGTTTAGTTCCAAGAGCGTAGCGAGTTTCGATATTATCCCAAGGATCAGATTTTAGTTGTTTGATACCTAAAGACATTTTGCGTTCGTCACGATCTAAAGTAAGAATTACTGTTTCTACTTCGTCTCCAACTTTCAAGAAGTCCTGAGCAGAGCGTAAGTGTTGTGACCAGCTCATTTCAGAAACGTGGATTAAACCTTCAACACCGGCAGCAATTTCAACAAATGCACCATAGTCGGCCATAACCACTACTTTACCTTTTACTTTGTCGCCAACTTTAAGATCTGCACTCAAAGCATCCCATGGGTGAGCAGAAAGTTGTTTCAAGCCCAAAGCGATACGTTTTTTCTCATCATCGAAGTCAAGAATAACAACGTTGAGTTTTTGATCCAATGTAACGATTTCTTCAGGGTGAGAAACACGTCCCCATGAAAGGTCGGTGATGTGGATTAAACCGTCTACGCCGCCAAGGTCAATGAATACTCCGTAAGAAGTGATATTCTTAACAGTTCCTTCAAGAACCTGACCTTTTTGAAGTTTACCGATAATTTCTTTTTTCTGTAATTCAAGTTCAGCTTCGATAAGAGCTTTGTGAGATACAACAACGTTTTTAAATTCGTGGTTGATTTTGATAACCTTGAATTCCATTGTTTTATTTACAAATACATCGTAGTCGCGGATTGGTTTCACGTCGATTTGTGATCCTGGCAAGAATGCTTCGATTCCGAATACGTCTACGATCATACCACCTTTGGTGCGGCATTTTACGAAACCTTTTACGATTTCTTGTGATTCCAAAGCTGCATTTACACGATCCCATGAGCGGGTTGCACGAGCTTGTTTGTGAGAAAGGATTAATTGTCCTTTTTTGTCTTCCTGGCTTTCGATGTAAACTTCTACTTTGTCGCCAACGGCTAAATCAGGGTTGTAGCGGAATTCGCTCATTGGCACAACGCCATCTGATTTGTAACCTACGTTTACAACTACTTCGCGTTTGTTGATTAAAATAACTGTACCTTCAACAACCTCTTTGTCTTTGATAGCATTCAGAGTATTGTCGTAAATTTTTTCTAAATCTTCTTTAGCCGAGTCGGTTAATGTGATTCCTTTTTCGTAAGCATCCCAGTCAAAATCACCTGCTGGTACGGGTGCAGGAGCTTTTACTTTAGCTGTTGGTGCTTCTTCGATAACTTCTACTACAGGAGCTTCTTCCGCTGCAGCAGGAGTTTCTACAACTGCTTGTGTTTCTTCAATTACTGTTTCTTCCACTGTTGGAATTACTTCCTCAGTGATGTTTTTGTTTTCTTCCATTTCTGAAAATTGTTTTTGTTACTAATAAATAGTAGGTTAGACATTATGTTGACTGTGAAAATACAGGGCGCAAAGATACAAAAAGATAATCATAACACAAAAGAAAATGCATCAAAATAATTGATGCATTTCCCTTAGGTATTAAGCTGATATTATCTCGGTTTCTCCGACTCACTCACTTTGCGAAGTGGATCAGAGAAATTTACTGTCTTTAGTCTATATCTTTGATGGATAGATGCTTATTTCTTTGGCTTGTGTTTCAAAGCGCTTTTGATGGCTTCTTCTGCCAGCGGTTCCATAACTTTATAGCCTTCTACAGTGCAATGAACGCCGTCATAGGTAAGTTCCTTTTTTAATCCATGACGTTCATCGGCCATTGGAGTGAAATAATCCAGGTATGTGAAACCTTTTCTTTCGCAGTAACTTTTTATCCAGGCGTTAAGTGTAACGATTTTTTCGGCAGGTTCCATGCCCGGTTTCCACGGATAGTCAAACGCAGGAAGTACTGATGATAATACAACGCGTATTCCATTATCATTTGCCAGTTCGGCCATAGAGGCTAAATTGTCTTCAATCATTTCGAGAGTTGATGGTCCGGTGTTTCCTGCAATATCGTTGGTTCCGGCAAGTATTACCACCACTTTGGGCTGTAGTGCAATTACGTCCTGACGAAATCTAACAAGCATTTGTGGAGTAGTTTGTCCGCTTATACCACGGTTTATGTACGGGTTTTTCGTGAAAAAATCAGGACGAGCTTCTTTCCAGCCCTGTGTAATGGAATTGCCCATAAAAACTACACGCTTTTCTTTTTTAGAAGGAGCACCCAGTAATGCATTTTCAGCGCGAAAGCGGTTTAAATTAGGCCAATCCTGAGCTTGAAGCTCCATACCGGAGAATAATAGTGTCCCCATAAAAAGGCATTTGATTAGAAAGGTTGATTTCATTTGTTTCTTAATTTAATGTTGTTTTCAGACTTCAAATGTAGCGAAAAAAACTAATAATGCTGTGGCTTTTACAAAAAAAGAGCCAACCTTTTACGGTTAGCTCTTTGAAAAAACATGTTTTGATTTTGAACTTAGTAAATTTGTTCGCCAAGTGCGATCTTCAGTTTTAAGAAATTAATAGAGTATTCAATTTTTGTTTTTAGTAATGCCAGTTTGCTTTCTGCCACAGCCGTTGAGCTGTCGAGCAAATCAAGATTGGTAATAACTCCGGCTTTAAAGTTGGTGTCTGCTAATGAATAAGCTTGTTCTGCTTGCTCAAGTTGTAATTCGGATTGGTTGACTTTTTTTAATGCCGTTTCAGTATTCGATTTACTTTCAATTACCTCGTTTATAATAGCTCTTCGGGTCAGTTCGGTGTCTTGTAGGTTACTTTTAATCTCGGACTGCGCCTGAATTCTGTTATATTTTGTACGATTGGCATCGAAAATCGGTACCTTCAGTCCAATTCCAACAACATAATTCAATTTACCTACATCCTGATATTTGTTATTGAAGTACCCGTTTTTAATGCCGCCTGTACCGTTGAAATTTAAGGTTGGATTGTTTTGTGCATTTACAATTTTCAGATGTGTATCAGTCAATATGTTCTTCTGACGGGCAATTTTCATCTCACTTCTGTGATTGATGGCAAAGTTGTACAACGAGTCATTCGCAGCTATAATTTGAGGGCTAAGCAGACTTTTCTTCACTGTAAGTTTAGTGTCTTGCTGTTTCCCCAAAAATGAGTTTAGTTGGCTCAGTTGAATTTGCAGAGTGTTTAATAAATCGGTTTTCTGATTCTCAATTGTAGAGATTCGAACTTTCGTAGTCAGAATCTCATAATTTGTAGCCGACCCGGTAGCAGCCTTTTTTTGAACAAACTGCAAATGGACATTCAACGTGTTTAGTTCTTCTTCTTTGATTTTCAGAGCTTCCTGAACAAAAACTATGGAGTAGTAGTTTCCAACCAGCATACCTGAAAGTTTTTGCTTCAGTTGATCTACCGATAATCCGACCAATTCTTTATTTTGTTTTGCGAAGGCTATGTTTTTATCGGTTTTACCAAAGTCGTAAATAGTCTGACTTATATTTATTGCGGCAGAATAACTGTCGGGTGGATACAAGTGAAATGACCCCAAACCTGGCATCGT contains:
- the rpsA gene encoding 30S ribosomal protein S1, which translates into the protein MEENKNITEEVIPTVEETVIEETQAVVETPAAAEEAPVVEVIEEAPTAKVKAPAPVPAGDFDWDAYEKGITLTDSAKEDLEKIYDNTLNAIKDKEVVEGTVILINKREVVVNVGYKSDGVVPMSEFRYNPDLAVGDKVEVYIESQEDKKGQLILSHKQARATRSWDRVNAALESQEIVKGFVKCRTKGGMIVDVFGIEAFLPGSQIDVKPIRDYDVFVNKTMEFKVIKINHEFKNVVVSHKALIEAELELQKKEIIGKLQKGQVLEGTVKNITSYGVFIDLGGVDGLIHITDLSWGRVSHPEEIVTLDQKLNVVILDFDDEKKRIALGLKQLSAHPWDALSADLKVGDKVKGKVVVMADYGAFVEIAAGVEGLIHVSEMSWSQHLRSAQDFLKVGDEVETVILTLDRDERKMSLGIKQLKSDPWDNIETRYALGTKHVAKVRNFTNFGVFVEIEEGVDGLIHISDLSWTKKVKHPSEFTQIGAEIDVQVLEIDKANRRLSLGHKQLEENPWDVLETMFTVDSVHEGVIVEMLDKGSVISLPYGVEGFATPKHLVKEDGSQAQVDEKLAFKVIEFNKDAKRIILSHSRIHEDAKRAEKGESTATAVEAPAKKAAPKRAKKEETVVASATPAAEKTTLGDIQSLSDLKDKMDLAAEKAAKKEKKAKAADAPAAAETTPEVAPEA
- a CDS encoding Rne/Rng family ribonuclease, which produces MNSELVVDVKTSEISIALLEDKRLVELNQEGREEQFAVGNIYLGRVKKIMPGLNAAFVDVGYDKDAFLHYLDLGSNFNTLTQFTTQALSDRKKTPAIQKTKLQPEIEKNGSINDILKPGQDILVQVTKEPISTKGPRLTAEISIAGRFLVLIPFADKVSVSQKIKTEEERQRLKQLIQSIKPKGFGVIVRTVAEEKKVAELDNELKILVKRWEEAVIKTQQTKGVSLILEELGRTVGIIRDLFSPSFKHIHINDQAVFAEVRDYVNLIAPDRKDIVKLYQDELPIYDSFGITKQIKSAFGKTVSFKNGAYLIIEHTEALHVVDVNSGNRSKAGNGQEDNALDVNLAAADEIARQLRLRDMGGIIVVDFIDMHETENRQKLFDRMRENMANDRAKHNILPLSKFGLLQMTRQRVRPVIHIDIEETCPTCFGHGKTKPSILFTDQLESKIDYLVNKLLIKEFTLHIHPYVDAYISKGLFSMKWQWKRKFGKGCKVIAAQKLGFLQYKFYDKKGNEIDLQEEIEKIS
- a CDS encoding TolC family protein, giving the protein MKSIIKLTVILLLLPALVAHGQSASKISGDSLSLSQILNEVIYNYPSIKKAQSDIESSDARIGLAKTAYLPDVNLAGSFALLGPTTSLTMPGLGSFHLYPPDSYSAAINISQTIYDFGKTDKNIAFAKQNKELVGLSVDQLKQKLSGMLVGNYYSIVFVQEALKIKEEELNTLNVHLQFVQKKAATGSATNYEILTTKVRISTIENQKTDLLNTLQIQLSQLNSFLGKQQDTKLTVKKSLLSPQIIAANDSLYNFAINHRSEMKIARQKNILTDTHLKIVNAQNNPTLNFNGTGGIKNGYFNNKYQDVGKLNYVVGIGLKVPIFDANRTKYNRIQAQSEIKSNLQDTELTRRAIINEVIESKSNTETALKKVNQSELQLEQAEQAYSLADTNFKAGVITNLDLLDSSTAVAESKLALLKTKIEYSINFLKLKIALGEQIY
- a CDS encoding SGNH/GDSL hydrolase family protein is translated as MKSTFLIKCLFMGTLLFSGMELQAQDWPNLNRFRAENALLGAPSKKEKRVVFMGNSITQGWKEARPDFFTKNPYINRGISGQTTPQMLVRFRQDVIALQPKVVVILAGTNDIAGNTGPSTLEMIEDNLASMAELANDNGIRVVLSSVLPAFDYPWKPGMEPAEKIVTLNAWIKSYCERKGFTYLDYFTPMADERHGLKKELTYDGVHCTVEGYKVMEPLAEEAIKSALKHKPKK